CCGCGATCGCGTTGGACACCGAAGCGCCCAGGTACTCGATCCGCAGTTCGTTCTCGCGAATCGCCAGCGACACCATGCCGCGCACCGAGTCGCTGTAGATCCGGGCCACTGTGGCGAGAATGCCCACCAGGACCACCGCCACCGAATAGAGCGCGAAGTTCGCGCCTTCGGCCGAGATCTCCGCCCCGAACAGCGTCGGCCGGCTCACGTTGAAGCCGTCCGAGCCGCCCATCGTCTCGGACTTCACCAGCACGCCGTAGAGCACCATCGAGATCGCGAGCGTCAGCATCGCGAAGAAGATGCCGCGGTAGCGGGCCAGCAGCGGCGCGAAGGGCGCCGCGAACAGCGCCGCAGCGAGACCGCCGCCCAGGGTCAGCACCAGCGCGTCGGTGACGCCCGCATGGTTGGCGAGCAGCGCAGCGGCGTAGCCGCCCGCCGCGAACACGAAGCCCTGCCCGAAGGAGACGACGCCGCTGCGCATCAGCAGCACGATGCCCATCGACACGAGCCCGTGCGAGATCGCCATCGTGGACAGGAACAGCAGCCACTTGGGCATGGCGAAGCCGGCGACCAGCAGCACCGCGATGGCGGCCGCCCCGGCGGCCGCGGTCTTGACGATCGGGTTGTCCATCAGATCTTCCTTGCCTGGATTCGCTGGAACAGCCCCTCGGGCCGGAACACCAGCACGATGGCCATCGCGATGTAGATGCTGAACAGCTCCGCCGCCGGCCAGGTGTGCACGGCCAGCGCGCGCGCCAGGCCGACGATCAGCGCGCCGATCGCCGCGCCCTCGATGCTGCCGAGCCCGCCGATGATGACGACGGCGAACGAGACGATGATCACCCCGACCGACAGGCCCGGCTGCACCGACACCATCGGCGCGGTCAACGCGCCGGCGAGCGCCGCCAGGAAGATGCCGAACATGAAGGCGAAGGTGTAGATGCGCGAGACGTTCACGCCCATGCTCGAGGCGATCTCGTCGCTGTGGATGACCGCCAGCACGACCTTGCCGACCCGCGTGCGGTTCAGGCCCCACCAGACCGCCAGGCCGCACAGCACGGCCACGACGATCAGCATGAAGTCGTAGCCGACGTATGACAGCGTGCCGAACTCGACGTTGCCGAACAGCATGTAGGGCTCGCTCACGTAGTACGGCGTGGGCCCCCACACGAGCTTGGTCACGTCCTCGAGGATGAGGAACAGCGCGTAGGTCACCAGGACCAGCAGCACCTCGTCGCGCCCGTAGAACACGCGCAGCAGCCCGCGCTCGGTCAGCGGGGCGAGCAATGCGGCGACCGCCACCGCGGCCAGCAGCATCGCGACCGGCGACAGCTCGGGGGCGAGCTCGAGCGTGGTGAACCAGCCCACGAAGGAGGCGGCGGCATAGGCGCCGACCGCGTAGAAGCTGCCGTGCGCGATGTTCAGGATCTTCAGCACGCCGAAGACGAGCGTCAGGCCCAGCGCGACGATGAACAGCCACGACGCGTAGACGACGCCGTCGATCAGGATGGTCAGTGCAAGCATCGGGAGATTCCAGGGAGAAGGAGCGGCTGCCGGCGGCCGCGCCGCCGGCGCGCCCTCTCGTTTCGGACCGGCCCGCGGCGTGCAATCGCCGCGGGCACCGGCTCAGCGCGTCGGCCTCAGCACTTCGCGCCCTTGAAGCCCGACTTGATCCACTCCTCGGACTTCATGTCGGCGGGCGGGTTCACGCACTCGGCCGGGAAGCGCACGATGTCGACCAGGTCGACGCGCTTCTTCTCCTTGTTGTACTGCGTGCGGCCGATCGCGGTCGGCTGGATCGCCTGGTGGCCGTTGGCGATCGCCATGCTGATCGTGCCGGCCGGCGACTCCCACGAGAAGCCCTTGAGCGCGGCGGCGAGCTGCTCGGGGCTCGGCTTCTTGCCGCCGTTGGCGGCGATCGCCTTCTCGGCGGCCAGCTTCAGGCCCAGCAGGGCCTGGGCCATGCGGTACGGCGCCTGCACCGGGTACACGTTGTACTTCTTCTCGTACTCGGAGAACCACCAGCGGTTCAGCGGCGTGTCGGGCGACATCAGGCCGTAGGCGCCGCGCGCGCCGAGGATCACGCCGTCGGGCATCTTGTCGCCGAGGCCCGGCAGCACGTGGTCGCCGGCCGACAGCACGACCTGCGAGCGCTTCATCAGGCCGCGCGGCGCCGACTGCAGCATCAGCGCCTGCAGGTCGCCGCCCCACAGGCTCGAGTGCGTGACCGAGGCCGGCTTCTGCAGCAGCGCCGAGATCTCGGTGCCGTACTGGCCCGCGCCGAACTTGGGCCGCAGGTCCTGGCCGGTCTTCGCGTTCGGATACAGCTGTTCCATCGTCAGCTGGAAGTCCTTCAGCGAGTCGTGGCCCCAGGCGTAGTCCTGGTTGATGTAGTTGATCGTGTCGACCTTGACGTTCTTGGCCTTCAGGTAGCGGCCGAGCGCCACGTTGTCCATCGTCGCGTGCGCGGCGGTGCGGAACACGTACTCGTAGCTGCGCTCCTCGAAGATCCGAGGCGTGCCGCAGTCGTACAGGATCAGGAAGCGCTTCATCTCCTCGGCCACCGGCGCCACGGCCAGGCAGTCGCCCGAGCTCACGTAGCCGACGACCGCGTCGACCTTCTCCCGGTCGTACAGGTTCTTCAGCTCCTGGACCTGCTTGGTCGCGCCGCCCGCCTCGTCGACGTAGATCGGCTCGATCTGGATCCCGCCGAAGCCCTTCTTGTCGTAGGGCGCAGGCGCGGTGCCGTTGTTGAAGGCCTCGACCAGAAGCTTGGCGCCGTTGACCGCCGGGATGCCGAAGCTCTCCGCGGCTGTCCCGACAGGAAGCTGACGATGCCGATCCGGAAGGTTTCCTGGGCCTGCACCGGCGAGGGCGCGGCCAGCCCGAAGGCCGCCGCGACTGCGGCCGCCCCGAGCGCGGGAGCGAAGTTGATGCGTTTCATCACGGTGTCTCCTCTGTTTCCGTGGTTGCTGCGGGAAAGGACGAAATGCCCGGCTGGGGCCACTCGACCGGCGCCTCGATGTCGAGGTCGGCCACCCTGTAGCCCCGCTGGAAGTCGACGAAGTGCCGGAGGGTCCAGCCCTCGGCCTCGTCGGGATCGTGGCGCCGGATCGCGTCGACGATCCGGCGGTGCGCCTCGAGATTGCGCCGGCCCGCCTGCGGCAGCGTGAGCCTCAGCCTCTCGAAGCTCGGCGCGAGCAGCAGGCTCACCGGCTCGCGCGCGAGCATCAGCACCCTGTTGCCGGAAGCCTTGGCGACCAGCGCATGGAACTGGACGTCGAGCTCGATGTAGGACTCCCCGCGCGCCAGCACCTGCTCGGTGCGCGCGAGGTTCTCGTCCAGGGCGGCCAGGTCGGCGTCGGTCGCGTGCTCGGCGGCAAGGCGCGCGGCGCGCGGCTCGAGCGTCACGCCGACCTCCCACAGCTCGCGAAAGCTCACCGCCTCGAGCACCAGGGTGCGCATCGCCCGCGGCGCCAGGCTGCCCATGCCGGGCAGCGCCACCTGCAGCCTGCGGCCGGCGGCGCGCACCAGCAAGCCTTCCTGCTCGAGCAGGCGGATCGCCTCGCGCACGGTGGAACGGTTGACGCCGAAGCTCTCGGCCAGTTCCTGCTCGGTGGGCAGCGGATCGCCGGGTTTCAGCTCGCCGTCGAGGATCCGCCGCTCGATCCGCTCGGACAGCAGCCGGTATGCCGGCGAATGCCGGAGCGGCGCGAACACTGCCTGTGCGCTTCGGCGCTGCACGATCCTCGGCTCCTCCTCGACTGCGTTCTCGTTGTGGCCGGGGCTCTCGCTTCCCCGGCCCGGCTGCCGGCCGGGCGAATCCGGCGCCCAGCTTCTTCGGCACCAGACCGGTCTGTTTGCCCGATTGTCCGACAAAGACTCGATCGGCTCCAATCGTGATGCGCCTCGATCGTATCGTCAAGAGGATTCGATCGTGCGACGCAACATCGTTCCAGTCTTCGCACGACATCCGGAACGGGCGACCGCCTCGCCGGATCGCTGCCGCGCCCTTCCCCGGACGAAGCGCGCTATCGTGTCCGGCAGTGACCGAACCGGGAGCACGGCATGGACGACGAAACGAGCTTTCTGCGCGAGCAACTGGCCGCGTCGCTGAAGAACCGGGCGATGTTCTATTGGGAGACCTACCGGGTGCTCGAGCGCGAACTCGGTGCGGAGCGGGCGGCAGGGCTTCTCTCCGAGGCGATCCACGCGCGCGGCTGCGCGGTCGGCGAGCGCTTTCGCGCTTACGCCCCGGACGACTTCACCGGCCTGCGCGACGCCTTTCTCGGCTCGATTCCCGACCGCGGCCGCCCCTTCCAACCCGAGGTCCTGGCCTGCGACGAGCACGGCCTGGAAATACGCTTCGGCCGCTGCCCGCTGAAGGAAGCCTGGCTCGAGGCCGGCCTGCCCGGCGACCAGGTCGCCACGATGTGCCGGATCGCCGGCACCGTGGACGACGGCACCTTCGACGCGGCGGGCTTCGATTTCGCGAGCCGCACCTGGGAACCGGGCCGCGCCGGCTGCTGTCACCTGTTCATCCGCAAGCGACCGGAGCCGCCGCAGGCCTGAGCGGCGAGGCAGGCGCGCCGGCTTCAACCGCGGCGCCGGCCGCGGCGCTCGAGCCACTCGCCCAGGATGCCCTTGGGCATGTAGATGATGAAGAAGATCAGCAGCGCGCCGTAGATCAGCAGGTCGAGTCCGTGGATCTGGTTGCCGATCAGGATGCGCAGGCCCTCGGAGAGCAGCAGCAGGAAGACCGCGCCCACCGTGGGGCCCAGCATCACGAACATGCCGCCGGCGATCGCGCCGAACACCATCTGAAGCGAGATGCCGATCCCCGACACGGTCTCGGGGTTCACGTAGAGCTGGTACTGGGCGTACAGGATGCCGCCGACGCAGGTCATCGCGGCCGACAGCATCGTGACCGACAACTTTGTGCGGCTCACGTTGATGCCGATCGAGGCGGCGGCGTCCTCTTCCTCGCTGATCGCCTGCAGCGCGAGCCGGCTCATGCTTCGGTCGACCTTCTGCCACACGTAGAGCGCCAGCAGCCAGAACACCAGCACGATGTAGAACCAGACGATCTTGTCGGAGAACTGGAGCGACCAGAGCGACGCGCTCTGGTCGTCGGCGAGACCCGGTTTGGGGGTGACGCCGAGCGAGCCGCCGGTCACGTCGCGCAGCGCGACGATGATCAGCCGCACCACCTCGGCGAGCGCCAGCGTGACCAGCGCGAAGTAGTGGCCGACGATCTTGAAGCGAAAGCACGGATAGCCGATCACGAACGCCACGGCAAGCGTGGCCACGAGCGCGACCGCCGCGCCGGCGAGCGGCGGCCAGCCGAACGCGTTCCAGAGAAGCACCACCGTGTACGCGCCGATGCCGAAGAAGGCGCCGTGCCCGAGGCTCACCATTCCGAGCCGCCCCATCAGGGCCCAGCTCGTGTAGATGAAGCCCCACAGCATGGCCATGATCATCAGGTGCAGCGGGTAGGCGCCGACGCCGGTCAGCGGCGCGACGACCAGCAGCGCCAGCAGGACCAGCGCCACGCTCCTGCCCCGGCCCGGGGCCCTCGTGGTGGCCGCGCCGACGGCAGCCTGGCTTGCGTGGGTGTTCGCCATGGTCAGCGTCGCCTCGAGAACAGCCCTTCGGGCTTCCAGAACATCATCGCGATGAAGAACAGGAAGGCGAGCACGTAGCCCCATTCGAGCTGGAACACGAAGCCGCCCACCGAGATGAACTGCGCGAAGATGAAGGCCGCGAAGAAGCCGCCGATCAGGTTGCCCAGGCCCCCCAGCACGCAGATCAGGAAGGTGATCGGCCCGAAGGACAGCCCGATCGCCGGGTGGATGTCGTACTGCAGCACGAGGAGGCAGCCTGCCAGCCCCGCGAGCCCGCCGCCCAGCGCCGAGGTGAGCAGGTAGATCTTCGAGCTGTTCACCCCCATCAGCGGCATGATCGCGCGGTCCTGGCTGATCGCCCGGATCGCCGTCCCGATGTAGGTGCGGGTCAGGAACAGGTAGGTGGCCACGATCGCGGCGATCGCGACCGCGAAGGCGATAAGGCGCGCCATCGACAGGTTGATCTCGCCGACGCTGACCCCGGGAAGCCGAACGCCGATGTTGCGGAACTCGACCCCGAAGGTGACGGTGGCGGCGGCCTGCAGGAAGAACAGCACCCCGCCGGTCACCAGCAGCTGGTTGATCGGCTCGGCGGTGAGCACCGGGCGGATGATGAAGTGGTGCAGGCCCGCCCCGAGCAGCGCGACGAAGCCGATGCCGAAGGCGAAGGCCAGCCACAAGGGCGCGCCCTGCACCGTGTGCAGCCACCAGATCGCGTACATGCCGACCATGATCAGCTCGGCGTAGCAGATCCAGACCACGTCGATCACGCCGAAGATCAGGTTCAGGCCGAGCGCCAGCAAGGCCAGCAGCCCGCCGAGCAGCAGGCCGTTGACGACTGCCTCGAGCAGGAAGATGTCGAAGAATTCCATCAAACCCCCAGGTAGGCCTTGCGGATCTCGTCGCTCGCCAGCAGTTCGGCGGAGGGCCCGCTCATGCGGATGCGACCGGTCTCGAGCAGGTAGCCGCGGTCGACGACCTGCAGCACCTGCTGGATGTTCTGCTCGACGATCAGCACCGTGTAGCCCTCGGCCCGGATCCGCTTCATCAGCTCGAAGATCGACTGGACGATCACCGGCGCCAGCCCCGCCGACGGCTCGTCGAGCAGCAGCAGCTTGGGCTTGCTCATCAGCGCGCGGCCGATCGCGCACATCTGCTGCTCGCCGCCGGACATGGTCCCCGCCATCTGCATCCGCCGTTCCTTCATCTTCGGGAACAGCGAGTAGACGAAGTCGAGCCGCTCGCGGTAGTGCCTGCGGGCCGACGGCGTGAACGCCCCCATCATCAGGTTGTCCTCGACGGTGAGCCGCGGAAACAGGCGCCGGCCCTCGGGCACCTGCGCGATGCCGAGCGACACGACTTCGTGCGAGGGGATGTCGTTGTAGCGCCGCCCCTCCATCGACATGTCGCCGGACTTCGCGTCGATGAGCCGCGAGATCGCGCGAAGCAGCGTGGTCTTGCCGGCGCCGTTGGGGCCGATGACCGCGACCGCCTCGCCGGCCTTCACCGAGAGAGAAACGTCGAACAGGGCCTGGAAGCTGCCGTAGCCGGCGCTCAGCTTGCTGATCTCGAGCATCAGTGGGGCTCCGCCTCGGAACGCTCGCGGGCATCGAGCTGGCGGTGCACCGCCTCGGCGTCGGAGCCCAGGTAGACCTCGATCACCTTCGGGTCGCGCGTCACGTCGGCCGGCGCCCCCTCGGCGATCAGCTCGCCGTGGTCGAGAACCAGGCAGCGGTCGATGACCTTCATCAGCACGCCCATGATGTGCTCGACCCAGATGATCGACACGCCCCGCTCGTCGCGGATCCGCTTGAGCATCTCGGCCGCCTGGTCCATCTCGGCCTCGTCGAGGCCGCCGAGGCTCTCGTCGGCCAGCAGCAGCTTGGGCTGCGTGGCGAGTGCCCGCGCCATCTCGAGCTTCTTGAGCCCGGCCGCGCCGAGTCCGTCGACCCGGGCATCGGGGTCGCGCGGCAGGCCGATCAGCTCCAGCGCGTCGTGCGCGCGCTTGAGCGCCTCGGCGTGGCCGACGTGCTCGCCGGCCCCGTAGTGCGCGGCGAGCACCGTGTTCTCGAGGATGGACAGCTTGCGGAAGGGCCGCGGAATCTGGAAGGTCCGCGCCAGACCCATCTGGCAGATGCGGTATGGCGCGAGACCGCCGATCTCGCGGCCGTCGAGTCGCACCGAGCCCTCGGACGGTGCGTACAGTCCGGCGATCACGTTGAAGGTCGTGCTCTTCCCCGACCCGTTCGGGCCGATCAGCCCGAGGATCTCGCCCTTCTCGAGCTCGAAGGAAAGCGCGTTGACCGCAGTGAAACCGCCGAACCGTTTGGTCAGCCCATTGACGGAAAGCACTTGGTCAGCCCGTGGTCACTTTGCGTAGGTGTGGCCCTTGGGCAGCGGCAGCACTGCGTCCTTGGTCTTGATCGCCGCAGGCCACACGATGTACGTGTCCTTGTCGTTGTACTGCATGACGACCGGCGACGAGCGCTCGTTCTGGCCCGCCATCTTGTGACCCGCCGGGAAGAACTTCACGCCGTAGCCCTGGATCGTGCCGCCCACCGGGATGTCGGTCTCGAGCGAGGCCTGGCGAAGCGCGTCGGGCGAGATGCCGCCGTGCTTCTTGATCGCGCGCGGCAGCACGTCGGTGAAGAAGATCCAGGCCTGGTTGAAGCCCATCGACACGTGCGGCGGGATCTGGTCGGCCTTGGTCTCGGCCACGTAGCGCTTGACCATTTCCTTGGTGACGTCGCCGAGCCCGGGCGCGAGCGTCTTGGGGTCGAGCAGCTGCGCGGCGACCGGGTCGACGTTGTAGATCAGGTTCGCGTCGTCCTTGAAGGTGGCGTAGAGCTTGTCGAACTGGCCGTAGCCGGCGCCGTGGCCGATCAGCGCCGACCACTTCAGGCCCTGCTCCTTGGCCTGGCGCAGGAACAGCGTGATGTCCGGGTTGTAGCCGGTGTGCAGGATCGCGTCGGGGCGCGCGCGCCGCAGCTTGGTGACCAGCGGCGACAGGTCGGGCGAGGTGGCGGCGTAGCCTTCCTTCAGCGCGATCTGCATGCCGAGTTCCTTGCAGGTCGCCTCGTTGCCCGAGGCGACGCCCGCACCGTAGGGGCCGTCCTCGTAGATGATC
This genomic window from Zeimonas sediminis contains:
- a CDS encoding ABC transporter ATP-binding protein, with the protein product MLEISKLSAGYGSFQALFDVSLSVKAGEAVAVIGPNGAGKTTLLRAISRLIDAKSGDMSMEGRRYNDIPSHEVVSLGIAQVPEGRRLFPRLTVEDNLMMGAFTPSARRHYRERLDFVYSLFPKMKERRMQMAGTMSGGEQQMCAIGRALMSKPKLLLLDEPSAGLAPVIVQSIFELMKRIRAEGYTVLIVEQNIQQVLQVVDRGYLLETGRIRMSGPSAELLASDEIRKAYLGV
- a CDS encoding ABC transporter substrate-binding protein produces the protein MPAVNGAKLLVEAFNNGTAPAPYDKKGFGGIQIEPIYVDEAGGATKQVQELKNLYDREKVDAVVGYVSSGDCLAVAPVAEEMKRFLILYDCGTPRIFEERSYEYVFRTAAHATMDNVALGRYLKAKNVKVDTINYINQDYAWGHDSLKDFQLTMEQLYPNAKTGQDLRPKFGAGQYGTEISALLQKPASVTHSSLWGGDLQALMLQSAPRGLMKRSQVVLSAGDHVLPGLGDKMPDGVILGARGAYGLMSPDTPLNRWWFSEYEKKYNVYPVQAPYRMAQALLGLKLAAEKAIAANGGKKPSPEQLAAALKGFSWESPAGTISMAIANGHQAIQPTAIGRTQYNKEKKRVDLVDIVRFPAECVNPPADMKSEEWIKSGFKGAKC
- a CDS encoding branched-chain amino acid ABC transporter permease; translated protein: MEFFDIFLLEAVVNGLLLGGLLALLALGLNLIFGVIDVVWICYAELIMVGMYAIWWLHTVQGAPLWLAFAFGIGFVALLGAGLHHFIIRPVLTAEPINQLLVTGGVLFFLQAAATVTFGVEFRNIGVRLPGVSVGEINLSMARLIAFAVAIAAIVATYLFLTRTYIGTAIRAISQDRAIMPLMGVNSSKIYLLTSALGGGLAGLAGCLLVLQYDIHPAIGLSFGPITFLICVLGGLGNLIGGFFAAFIFAQFISVGGFVFQLEWGYVLAFLFFIAMMFWKPEGLFSRRR
- a CDS encoding ABC transporter substrate-binding protein; translated protein: MRTFDRVAAALGCARTTLSVLAAATVVAAGVSTSGAALAQDKQIKIGVIYDLTGPLAAGGSYAGYLGTKYAIDMINERGGVEGYKIVPIYADAQSKAEVAINETERLLNQEKVDMIMGVFSSAHCVPMAQKVDQANKFMWANICVASSVFKDKNLKNVFRAQVHSDQFGEASCRFLAENAKSKLGKEVKDLKVAIIYEDGPYGAGVASGNEATCKELGMQIALKEGYAATSPDLSPLVTKLRRARPDAILHTGYNPDITLFLRQAKEQGLKWSALIGHGAGYGQFDKLYATFKDDANLIYNVDPVAAQLLDPKTLAPGLGDVTKEMVKRYVAETKADQIPPHVSMGFNQAWIFFTDVLPRAIKKHGGISPDALRQASLETDIPVGGTIQGYGVKFFPAGHKMAGQNERSSPVVMQYNDKDTYIVWPAAIKTKDAVLPLPKGHTYAK
- a CDS encoding branched-chain amino acid ABC transporter permease, with the protein product MDNPIVKTAAAGAAAIAVLLVAGFAMPKWLLFLSTMAISHGLVSMGIVLLMRSGVVSFGQGFVFAAGGYAAALLANHAGVTDALVLTLGGGLAAALFAAPFAPLLARYRGIFFAMLTLAISMVLYGVLVKSETMGGSDGFNVSRPTLFGAEISAEGANFALYSVAVVLVGILATVARIYSDSVRGMVSLAIRENELRIEYLGASVSNAIAVNFVFAAFLGGIGGALTVLALGHIEPNFSYWTTSGEFVFVAILSGHHSMLAVFLASFVVEVVRSFSNLYFPNTWQLAMGLFLLVVIRFLPRGLGSLWIDRQAARRAAQEARA
- a CDS encoding L-2-amino-thiazoline-4-carboxylic acid hydrolase, which gives rise to MDDETSFLREQLAASLKNRAMFYWETYRVLERELGAERAAGLLSEAIHARGCAVGERFRAYAPDDFTGLRDAFLGSIPDRGRPFQPEVLACDEHGLEIRFGRCPLKEAWLEAGLPGDQVATMCRIAGTVDDGTFDAAGFDFASRTWEPGRAGCCHLFIRKRPEPPQA
- a CDS encoding branched-chain amino acid ABC transporter permease, producing MANTHASQAAVGAATTRAPGRGRSVALVLLALLVVAPLTGVGAYPLHLMIMAMLWGFIYTSWALMGRLGMVSLGHGAFFGIGAYTVVLLWNAFGWPPLAGAAVALVATLAVAFVIGYPCFRFKIVGHYFALVTLALAEVVRLIIVALRDVTGGSLGVTPKPGLADDQSASLWSLQFSDKIVWFYIVLVFWLLALYVWQKVDRSMSRLALQAISEEEDAAASIGINVSRTKLSVTMLSAAMTCVGGILYAQYQLYVNPETVSGIGISLQMVFGAIAGGMFVMLGPTVGAVFLLLLSEGLRILIGNQIHGLDLLIYGALLIFFIIYMPKGILGEWLERRGRRRG
- a CDS encoding branched-chain amino acid ABC transporter permease, which encodes MLALTILIDGVVYASWLFIVALGLTLVFGVLKILNIAHGSFYAVGAYAAASFVGWFTTLELAPELSPVAMLLAAVAVAALLAPLTERGLLRVFYGRDEVLLVLVTYALFLILEDVTKLVWGPTPYYVSEPYMLFGNVEFGTLSYVGYDFMLIVVAVLCGLAVWWGLNRTRVGKVVLAVIHSDEIASSMGVNVSRIYTFAFMFGIFLAALAGALTAPMVSVQPGLSVGVIIVSFAVVIIGGLGSIEGAAIGALIVGLARALAVHTWPAAELFSIYIAMAIVLVFRPEGLFQRIQARKI
- a CDS encoding ABC transporter ATP-binding protein gives rise to the protein MLSVNGLTKRFGGFTAVNALSFELEKGEILGLIGPNGSGKSTTFNVIAGLYAPSEGSVRLDGREIGGLAPYRICQMGLARTFQIPRPFRKLSILENTVLAAHYGAGEHVGHAEALKRAHDALELIGLPRDPDARVDGLGAAGLKKLEMARALATQPKLLLADESLGGLDEAEMDQAAEMLKRIRDERGVSIIWVEHIMGVLMKVIDRCLVLDHGELIAEGAPADVTRDPKVIEVYLGSDAEAVHRQLDARERSEAEPH
- a CDS encoding FadR/GntR family transcriptional regulator, with amino-acid sequence MQRRSAQAVFAPLRHSPAYRLLSERIERRILDGELKPGDPLPTEQELAESFGVNRSTVREAIRLLEQEGLLVRAAGRRLQVALPGMGSLAPRAMRTLVLEAVSFRELWEVGVTLEPRAARLAAEHATDADLAALDENLARTEQVLARGESYIELDVQFHALVAKASGNRVLMLAREPVSLLLAPSFERLRLTLPQAGRRNLEAHRRIVDAIRRHDPDEAEGWTLRHFVDFQRGYRVADLDIEAPVEWPQPGISSFPAATTETEETP